The region GAGTGCGCAGGGCAGGAAGCGTCAACAGCGCTGTCAGACTTCGCTGGAGTTGTGCCGTTTCTATTTTATCGCCGTTATGCCAGTGCAGGGTGGAGCGAATGTAGAAATGCCAACGCAGGCCGTCAGCAGAGACATCCCAGTGATGCGCCATATCGCCCGCGGGTTCACTGCTGTTACCGTTAAAACGCGTCAGGCCTGAAAACACCTGTCCCGCCAGATGCTGCTCTGCCCGGCCCGGTAAAAAACCCGGCTGAAGCGGCTCCAGAGAGCGATAGTAGGGGATGCGCAGCGTCGGCGTGTCGTTTTGCCACTGCCCGCCCAAAAAAGGATGAAGTAATGACCGCAGCGCTTCAGGGGCAAGCTGGGCCAGTTCCAGCGCGTTATGCTGCTGCCCGCTTTTCAGCGCCTCCTCCATCATTGCATTGCGCAGTGACTCCGGGGCGACATGGAACGTTAGCTCACCGCGCTTACCGCGGCCAGACTGCGCTCGCCAGCTGAGCCAGCCCGCCTCCTGGGCCTGGCGCAGCAGGGTTCGGACATGCCGCTCGCTACAAAAACAGCGGGCGGCCAGCTCGCTGATGGTGACCTGTTGCGTTGCACCCTGAGAAGGCTGCCAGAGGCGGTGATACTGGTTGAGTCGATTGAGCTGGCGCATAAAAAACCCGGAACAATAATTTTCATCTATTCACTATTACTTCCGTATATCTCACACGATACTGTTGCACAAGTTAACCGCATCACATTTCGGGAGTAATCATGGCTCGGCTCGCTGCATTTGATATGGACGGTACGCTGTTAATGCCGGATCACCGTTTAGGGGAAAAAACCCTGAACACGCTGAAGCGCCTGCGCGAGCGTGATGTCACCCTGACGTTTGCCACCGGGCGTCATGTGCTGGAGATGCGCCATTTGCTGGGCGCGTTTTCCCTCGACGCTTTTCTGATCACCGGCAACGGGACGCGAATTCACTCCGTAGAAGGGGATGTGCTGCACCGGCAGGATCTCAACCCGGAAGTCGCGGATATCGTGCTGCACAGCACCTGGGACACGCAGGCCAGCGTCCACGTCTTTAACGATCGCGGCTGGTTTACCGGAAGCGAAATCCCGGAATTATTGCACGCGCATGTTTACAGCGGCTTTAAATACCAGCTCATCGATCTGCGTCGGATCCCCGCCCATGCGGTAACCAAGATCTGTTTCTGCGGCGATCATGACGATCTGTGCCGCTTACGGATTCAGCTGAATGAGGCGCTGGGCGATCGGGCGCACCTGACCTTCTCGGCGGTGGATTGTCTGGAAGTGCTGCCGGTGGGCTGTAACAAAGGCTCCGCTCTGGCGGTGCTGAGCGACCACCTTGGCTTAACGCTGCAGGAGTGTATGGCGTTTGGTGACGCGATGAACGACCGCGAAATGCTCGGTAGCGTAGGTCGCGGTCTGATCATGGGGAATGCGATGGCGCAGCTGAAAGCAGAACTTCCCCATCTGCCGGTTATTGGCCACTGCCGCAATGAAGCAGTGTCCCATTTTTTGACGCATTGGCTGGACAACAACAATCTCCCGTATTCCCCCGAATAGTGAGACCCTCCCAGCAAGCCAGACTTCGGTCTGGCTTTTTTTATTTCACCAGGTCTGCAATCTGCGCTTTCCACGGGGCGATATCGCCGATGTTGGCCTGCACCCACTCTGCGTTGTAGTAGGTCTCGAGATAACGCTCGCCGCTGTCGCACAACAGCGTGACGATGGAACCGGTGCGGCCCTCTTCGCGCATACGTGCGGCAAGCTGCAGTGCGCCCCACATATTGGTGCCCGTCGATGCGCCCACTTTGCGGCCCAGCTGCGTTTCCAGCCAGTGCGCCGTTGCCACGCTCGCGGCATCCGGCACGCGCATCATCTCATCCACGACGTCGGGGATGAAAGAGGGCTCGACGCGCGGACGGCCAATGCCTTCAATTTTGCTGCCTACCGGGCTGCGCAGGCCAGCATCGCGGTTTTGCCAGTAGTCGAGGAACACGGAGTTCTGCGGGTCAACCACCATCAGCTGGGTATCGTAGCCCTGACAGCGGATGTAGCGTCCGATCGTGGCTGACGTGCCGCCGGTACCGGCGCTCATGACAATGTAGGACGGAACCGGATGCGGTTCGTGGGTCATCTGGCGGAAGATACTGTCGGCAATGTTGTTATTCCCGCGCCAGTCCGTCGCGCGCTCGGCGAAGGTGAACTGGTCCATATAGTGGCCGTTCAGCTCGCGGGCCAGCATTTCGGAGGCGGCGTAGATTTCGCAGGCGCTTTCCACAAAGTGGCAGCGTCCGCCGTAAAATTCGATCTGTTCGATTTTGCGTTTTGCGGTGCAGGACGGCATCACCGCGATAAACGGCAGGCCCAGCAGGCGGGCGAAATAGGCTTCGGACACCGCCGTTGAACCGGACGAAGATTCAATAATAGTGGTGCCTTCTTTAATCCAGCCGTTACATAAACCGTATAAAAACAGCGAGCGCGCCAGGCGATGCTTCAGGCTGCCGGTGGGATGAGTGCTTTCATCTTTCAGATAGAGCTGAATGCCGTCAAATCCCGGCAGGGAAAGGCGAATCAGGTGCGTATCCGCCGAGCGCTGATAGTCGGCATTGATTTCGCTGATCGCATGTTTAACCCAGGTGCTATTCATCATCGTTATCCGTTTGTCATTTTGTGCCTAGGATAGCGAAAAGCACAGAAAAAATTGTTGCTATCTGGCCTTTAAAATAGAATGAAGAGAGAAAAATTTTCTCTGTGAGGTGGGTATGCTAGATAAAATTGACCGCAAGCTCCTTTCATTGCTGCAAAATGACTGTACCCTCTCTTTGCAGGCGCTGGCAGATGCCGTTAATCTGACCACCACTCCGTGCTGGAAGCGCCTTAAGAAGCTGGAAGATGACGGCATTCTTCTGGGGCGCGTCGCGTTGTTAGATCCCGAAAAGCTGGGGCTTGGGTTGACGGCATTTGTGCTGATAAAAACCCAGCATCACAGCAGCGAGTGGTATTGCCGCTTCGTTACTCAGGTGTCTGAGATGCCCGAGGTGCTCGGTTTCTGGCGTATGGCCGGAGAGTATGATTACCTGATGCGCGTCCAGGTGGCCGACATGAAGCGCTATGATGATTTCTACAAGCGGCTGGTGAACAGCGTACCGGGTTTGTCGGACGTCACCTCAAGCTTCGCCATGGAACAGATTAAATACACCACAGCATTACCCATTGAATAACTTCGTAAAATACCTTCAGGAACAAACCGCGTGCGATTATTTGCCCAATTAAGCTGGTACTTTCGTCGGGAGTGGCAACGCTACCTCGGTGCAGTCGCCCTGCTTATTATTATTGCCATCCTGCAGCTGATCCCGCCGAAAGTGGTGGGATACGTCGTGGATGGCGTCACCGAACAGCATTACACCACCGCACGGGTGTTGATGTGGGTCGGCACGCTGGTGCTGACGGCGGTCATTGTTTATCTGCTGCGCTACGTCTGGCGCGTGCTGCTGTTTGGTGCGTCCTATCAGCTGGCCGTTGAGCTGCGTGAAGATTTTTACCGCCAGCTGAGCCGACAGCATCCCGAATTTTATCTGCGTCATCGCACCGGGGATCTCATCGCCCGCGCGACGAACGACGTCGATCGCGTGGTCTTTGCCGCCGGGGAAGGGGTGCTGACGCTGGTGGACTCGCTGGTGATGGGCTGCGCGGTGCTGATCGTGATGTCCACGCAGATCAGCTGGCAGCTGACCCTTCTCGCCCTGCTGCCGATGCCGATCATGGCGCTGGCGATCAATCGCTATGGCGAACAGCTGCACGAGCGCTTCAAGCTGGCGCAGGCGGCGTTTTCATCTCTGAACGATCGCACCCAGGAGAGCATGACCAGCATCCGCATGATCAAAGCGTTTGGCCTGGAAGACCGGCAGTCGGCGCTGTTTGCCGCCGATGCGGCAGACACGGGGGCGAAAAACATGCGCGTCGCGCGTATCGACGCCCGTTTTGACCCGACGATTTATATCGCAATCGGCATGGCAAATATGCTGGCCATTGGCGGCGGAAGCTGGATGGTGGTGCAGGGCACGCTTACCCTGGGGCAATTGACCAGCTTTGCGATGTATCTGGGTCTCATGATCTGGCCGATGCTGGCGCTGGCCTGGATGTTTAACATCGTGGAGCGCGGCAGCGCCGCCTACAGCCGCATTCGCGCCATGCTGGCCGAAGCGCCGGTGGTCATCGACGGTAGCGAAGCCCTACCGGAAGGGCGCGGCGTCATGACAGTCGACGTCCGCAAGTTTGTCTATCCGCATACGGAGCATCCGGTGCTGGAGAACGTCAGCTTTACCCTACAGCCAGGGCAAATGTTGGGCATCTGCGGCCCGACGGGATCCGGCAAAAGTACCGTGCTCTCTCTGCTTCAGCGCCACTTTGACGTCACCGAGGGCGATATCCGCTTCCACGATATTCCCCTGACCAGACTGCTGCTGGACGAGTGGCGCGGTCGCCTGGCGGTCGTCAGCCAGACGCCGTTTTTATTTTCGGACACCGTGGCGAACAACATCGCCCTTGGCCGCCCTGGGGCGACGCAGGAAGAGATTGAACACGTGGCGCGTCTGGCCAGCGTTCATGATGATATTTTGCGTCTGCCGCAGGGGTACGAGACGGAAGTCGGGGAACGCGGCGTCATGCTGTCCGGCGGGCAAAAACAGCGTATCTCCATTGCCCGCGCGCTGCTGCTGAATGCTGAAATCCTGATTCTGGATGATGCACTTTCCGCCGTGGACGGCCGTACCGAGCATCAAATTCTGCATAACCTGCGCCAGTGGGGCGACGGACGCACGGTCATTATCAGCGCCCACCGTTTGTCTGCGCTAACCGAAGCCAGCGAAATTCTGGTCTTGCAGCACGGGCACATTGCCCAGCGCGGGCAGCATGAAACGCTTGCCGAGCAGCCGGGCTGGTATCGCGATATGTACCGCTATCAACAGCTTGAGGCGGCGCTGGACGATGCGCCGGAAGAAGATGAGGAGGCCGCCAATGCGTAAGCTCGGAACGATGTGGCCGACGCTCAAACGTCTGCTGGCCTACGGCTCGCCGTGGCGTAAACCGCTCTCCGTTGCCGTGCTTTTACTCTGGATTGCGGCGATTGCTGAAGTGAGCGGTCCTTTGCTCATTAGCTACTTCATCGACAATATGGTCGCCAAAAGCTATCTGCCCCTGGGGCTGGTGGCGGGGTTAGGCGTGGCCTACGTTGGCCTTCAGCTGGCGGCGGCAGGGCTGCACTATGCTCAGTCGCTGCTGTTTAACCGTGCTGCCGTGGGCGTTGTTCAGCAACTGCGTACGGATGTGATGGACGCGGCGCTTCGCCAGCCGCTCAGCGAGTTTGATATCCAGCCGGTCGGGCAGGTGATCTCGCGCGTGACCAACGATACCGAGGTGATCCGCGATCTGTACGTCACCGTGGTCGCGACGGTATTACGCAGCGCGGCGCTGATTGGCGCGATGCTGGTGGCGATGTTCAGCCTCGACTGGCGCATGGCGCTGGTGGCGATCACCATCTTCCCGGCGGTGCTGATTGTCATGGTGATTTATCAGCGTTACAGCACGCCGATTGTGCGTCGGGTTCGCGCCTATCTGGCCGACATCAATGATGGCTTCAACGAAGTGATTAACGGCATGAGCGTCATCCAGCAGTTCCGCCAGCAGGCGCGCTTTGGCGAGCGCATGGGCGAAGCCAGCCGTTCACACTATATGGCGCGTATGCAGACGCTGCGCCTGGACGGTTTCCTGCTGCGACCGCTGTTGAGCCTGTTCTCAGCGCTGGTGCTGTGTGGGTTGCTGATGCTCTTTGGCCTGAGCTCAAACGGTACTATTGAGGTGGGCGTGCTGTACGCTTTTATTAGCTATCTGGGACGCCTCAACGAGCCGCTGATAGAGCTCACCACCCAGCAATCGATGCTGCAGCAGGCGGTGGTCGCCGGTGAGCGCGTGTTTGAGCTGATGGACAGGCCGCGCCAGGCCTACGGCAATGACGAGCGTCCTCTGCAAAGCGGGACTATCGCCTTTGATAACGTCTCGTTTGCCTATCGCGAAGACCGGCTGGTGCTGCAGGACATCACGCTTGACGTTCCGTCGCGCGGTTTCGTGGCGCTGGTGGGGCATACCGGCAGCGGTAAGAGCACGCTCGCCAGCCTGTTGATGGGCTATTACCCGGTCACGCACGGCGAAATCCGCCTCGACGGGCGCCCGCTCGCGTCTCTCAGCCACACCGTGTTGCGTAAAGGCGTCGCGATGGTGCAGCAGGATCCGGTCGTGCTGGCCGATACTTTCTACGCGAACGTGACCCTTGGCCGAGACTACTCCCAGGAGCAGGTCTGGGACGTGCTGGAAAAAGTGCAGCTGGCAGAGCTGGCGCGCGGGTTTAGCGATGGGATCAATACCAAACTGGGCGAGCAAGGGAACAATCTCTCCGTCGGGCAAAAGCAACTTCTGGCGCTGGCGCGGGTGCTGATTGAAACCCCGCAGATCCTGATTCTGGATGAAGCCACTGCCAGTATTGACTCCGGCACCGAGCAGGCCATCCAGCAGGCGCTGGCCGCCGTACGCGACCATACGACGCTGGTGGTGATTGCCCACCGTCTTTCCACCATCGTCGATGCCGATACCATTCTGGTGCTGCATCGCGGACAGGCCGTTGAACGCGGTACCCACCGTGAACTGCTGGAAGCAAAAGGGCGCTACTGGCAGATGTACCAGCTGCAGCTGGCGGGCGAAGAGCTGGCGGCCAGCGTGCGCGATGAAGAGTCGCTTAGCGCCTGATGCACCAAAATGAGGCGACGCGCTAACAGTCATTCCTGTTGGTGCAAAACGGAAACGCACCCTGCACCGGCATGGTGCGTTTTTTTTCACCGGTTCGTTAACCAGAACCGTGCAACGCTCGTTATGCCGCTTTTCCCCCTGGTTTTCATTTCTGGCACACCCCTTGCAATACCTTCTGCGTTAGCTGCGGCCATTACCGAATTCTGACTGGAGGGGATCTATGAAGCTGGTTACGGTTGTAATCAAACCATTCAAACTCGAAGACGTGCGTGAAGCGTTGTCTTCAATGGGTATTCAGGGACTGACTGTCACCGAAGTGAAAGGCTTTGGTCGTCAGAAGGGGCATGCCGAGCTTTATCGCGGGGCGGAATACAGCGTTAACTTTCTGCCAAAAGTAAAAATTGATGTCGCGATTGCTGACGATCAGCTTGATGAAGTCATTGATGTCATTAGCAAAGCGGCCTATACCGGAAAAATTGGCGACGGCAAAATTTTCGTTGCCGAACTGCAGCGCGTCATTCGCATCCGTACCGGCGAATCTGACGAAGCGGCTCTGTAAGTAACTCCTGGCACACAGTGATAGGGATCGAGAAAATGAAGATAGCAACACTCAAAACGGGTCTGGGTTCGCTGGCGCTGCTGCCGGGCCTGGCGCTGGCTGCTACCCCAGCGGTGGTCGACAAAGCCGATAACGCCTTTATGATGATCAGCACCGCGCTGGTGCTGTTCATGTCAATTCCGGGCATTGCGCTGTTCTACGGCGGCCTGATCCGTGGCAAAAACGTTCTCTCCATGCTGACGCAGGTTGCCGTGACGTTCGCACTGGTCTGCGTGCTGTGGGTGGTTTACGGTTACTCGCTGGCGTTCGGCACGGGCAACGCGTTCTTTGGTAACTTCGACTGGGTGATGCTGAAAAATATTGAGCTGACCGCGCTGATGGGCAGCTTCTATCAGTACATCCACGTTGCGTTCCAGGGCTCCTTCGCCTGTATTACCGTCGGGCTGATTGTGGGCGCGCTCGCCGAGCGTATTCGTTTCTCTGCCGTGCTGATCTTCGTGGTGGTCTGGATGACGCTATCCTATGTGCCGATTGCGCACATGGTCTGGGGTGGCGGTCTGCTGGCAACGCACGGCGCGCTGGACTTCGCGGGCGGTACCGTTGTACACATCAACGCCGCGGTCGCGGGCCTGGTGGGCGCCTACCTGATTGGCAAACGCGTGGGCTTCGGTAAAGAAGCGTTCAAACCGCACAACCTGCCGATGGTGTTTACCGGTACGGCTATCCTCTACTTTGGCTGGTTTGGCTTCAACGCCGGCTCGGCAAGTGCAGCAAACGAAATCGCCGCGCTGGCCTTCGTGAACACCGTTGTGGCCACGGCCGGTGCAATCCTCTCCTGGGTGTTTGGCGAGTGGGCGGTACGCGGTAAACCGTCTCTGCTGGGTGCCTGTTCGGGTGCCATTGCCGGTCTGGTTGGCATTACGCCAGCGTGTGGTTATGTCGGCGTGGGTGGCGCGCTGCTGGTCGGCCTGGTGTCCGGTCTGGCGGGTCTGTGGGGCGTGACCGCACTGAAACGTGTGCTGCGCGTTGACGACCCATGCGATGTGTTTGGTGTTCACGGCGTGTGCGGTATCGTGGGTTGTATCATGACCGGTATCTTCGCCGCGAAATCGCTCGGTGGCGTGGGCTACGCAGAAGGCGTGACCATGGTTCATCAGGTGCTGGTGCAGCTGGAAAGTATTGCAATCACCGTTGTCTGGTCTGCCGTTGTCGCTTTCATTGGCTATAAGCTGGCGGATATGACGGTGGGTCTGCGCGTACCGGAAGAGCAGGAACGCGAAGGTCTGGACGTCAACAGCCACGGCGAGAATGCGTATAACGCCTGATAAACAGCAAAACGGCAACTTCGGTTGCCGTTTTTAATGTTTATTCCCTCTCCCCATGGGAGAGGGTCAGGGTGAGGACATCAGGCTGTACACAATCACCCGCGATTACGCATTACCCCTTCCTGCACCGTAGACGCGACCAGCACGCCGTCCTGAGTATAAAACTCCCCACGCACAAACCCACGCGCGCTCGACGCTGACGTACTCTCCACGCTGTAAAGCAGCCACTCATTCATGTTGAACGGACGGTGGAACCACATGGAGTGATCGATCGTCGCAACCTGCATCCCTTTTTCCAGGAAACCAACGCCGTGCGGCTGCAGCGCCACCGGCAGGAAGTTGAAATCTGACGCATAGCCCAGCAGATACTGATGCACGCGGAAATCTTCCGGCACGGTCCCGTTAGCCCGGATCCAGACCTGGCGCTTCGGCTCGGCGGTATGGCCTTTCATCGGGTTGTGGAACTCAACCGGGCGGATCTCCAGCGGCTTATCGCAGAGAAACTTCTCTTTGACCTGCGGCGGAAGCAGATGCGCCAGCGCGCGGGCGATATCCGTCTCTGACTTTAAAGAGTCGGGTGACGGAGCCGGGGGCATCACCTTTTGATGTTCGTAGCCGGGTTCCGGCGCCTGGAAAGAGGCGGTCATGTAAAAGATCGGCTTGCCGCTCTGAATGGCCGCTACGCGGCGTGCGCTGAAGCTGTTGCCGTCTCGCAGGACTTCAACGTCATACACAATCGGTTTTGCGCTATCGCCAGGGCGTAAGAAGTAGCTGTGGAATGAATGCACCAGACGGTCTGCCGGGACAGTCTCCTTTGCTGCGTACAGTGCCTGTCCAACGACTTGCCCCCCGAAGACCTGGCGTAAGCCGAGATCTTCGCTCTGTCCGCGAAAGAGTCCTTCCTCAATTTTTTCCAGATTCAGTAATGTCAGCAGATTGTTCAGTGCCTGACTCATAGTTGTCCTCAATAAACGCCGTAGCGAAAGATAGGCAGAGTATAACGCAGAAATGAAAGTGGTCCGATGGGTAGAATAATCTGAATATCGGCACGTTTTCAGGCATAAATCGGTGATCTGTGCCACACTTGGATACGTTATGTGATTGAAACGACATCGGATGGGATCGATCCCGCTGGTGCATTGATAAGGAGACTTCAATGAAACTCGTGCCCATGCTAAGTGGTGTAGCTATTG is a window of Enterobacter cloacae complex sp. ECNIH7 DNA encoding:
- the cof gene encoding HMP-PP phosphatase, whose amino-acid sequence is MARLAAFDMDGTLLMPDHRLGEKTLNTLKRLRERDVTLTFATGRHVLEMRHLLGAFSLDAFLITGNGTRIHSVEGDVLHRQDLNPEVADIVLHSTWDTQASVHVFNDRGWFTGSEIPELLHAHVYSGFKYQLIDLRRIPAHAVTKICFCGDHDDLCRLRIQLNEALGDRAHLTFSAVDCLEVLPVGCNKGSALAVLSDHLGLTLQECMAFGDAMNDREMLGSVGRGLIMGNAMAQLKAELPHLPVIGHCRNEAVSHFLTHWLDNNNLPYSPE
- a CDS encoding PLP-dependent cysteine synthase family protein — protein: MMNSTWVKHAISEINADYQRSADTHLIRLSLPGFDGIQLYLKDESTHPTGSLKHRLARSLFLYGLCNGWIKEGTTIIESSSGSTAVSEAYFARLLGLPFIAVMPSCTAKRKIEQIEFYGGRCHFVESACEIYAASEMLARELNGHYMDQFTFAERATDWRGNNNIADSIFRQMTHEPHPVPSYIVMSAGTGGTSATIGRYIRCQGYDTQLMVVDPQNSVFLDYWQNRDAGLRSPVGSKIEGIGRPRVEPSFIPDVVDEMMRVPDAASVATAHWLETQLGRKVGASTGTNMWGALQLAARMREEGRTGSIVTLLCDSGERYLETYYNAEWVQANIGDIAPWKAQIADLVK
- a CDS encoding Lrp/AsnC family transcriptional regulator, yielding MLDKIDRKLLSLLQNDCTLSLQALADAVNLTTTPCWKRLKKLEDDGILLGRVALLDPEKLGLGLTAFVLIKTQHHSSEWYCRFVTQVSEMPEVLGFWRMAGEYDYLMRVQVADMKRYDDFYKRLVNSVPGLSDVTSSFAMEQIKYTTALPIE
- a CDS encoding SmdA family multidrug ABC transporter permease/ATP-binding protein; this encodes MRLFAQLSWYFRREWQRYLGAVALLIIIAILQLIPPKVVGYVVDGVTEQHYTTARVLMWVGTLVLTAVIVYLLRYVWRVLLFGASYQLAVELREDFYRQLSRQHPEFYLRHRTGDLIARATNDVDRVVFAAGEGVLTLVDSLVMGCAVLIVMSTQISWQLTLLALLPMPIMALAINRYGEQLHERFKLAQAAFSSLNDRTQESMTSIRMIKAFGLEDRQSALFAADAADTGAKNMRVARIDARFDPTIYIAIGMANMLAIGGGSWMVVQGTLTLGQLTSFAMYLGLMIWPMLALAWMFNIVERGSAAYSRIRAMLAEAPVVIDGSEALPEGRGVMTVDVRKFVYPHTEHPVLENVSFTLQPGQMLGICGPTGSGKSTVLSLLQRHFDVTEGDIRFHDIPLTRLLLDEWRGRLAVVSQTPFLFSDTVANNIALGRPGATQEEIEHVARLASVHDDILRLPQGYETEVGERGVMLSGGQKQRISIARALLLNAEILILDDALSAVDGRTEHQILHNLRQWGDGRTVIISAHRLSALTEASEILVLQHGHIAQRGQHETLAEQPGWYRDMYRYQQLEAALDDAPEEDEEAANA
- a CDS encoding SmdB family multidrug efflux ABC transporter permease/ATP-binding protein gives rise to the protein MRKLGTMWPTLKRLLAYGSPWRKPLSVAVLLLWIAAIAEVSGPLLISYFIDNMVAKSYLPLGLVAGLGVAYVGLQLAAAGLHYAQSLLFNRAAVGVVQQLRTDVMDAALRQPLSEFDIQPVGQVISRVTNDTEVIRDLYVTVVATVLRSAALIGAMLVAMFSLDWRMALVAITIFPAVLIVMVIYQRYSTPIVRRVRAYLADINDGFNEVINGMSVIQQFRQQARFGERMGEASRSHYMARMQTLRLDGFLLRPLLSLFSALVLCGLLMLFGLSSNGTIEVGVLYAFISYLGRLNEPLIELTTQQSMLQQAVVAGERVFELMDRPRQAYGNDERPLQSGTIAFDNVSFAYREDRLVLQDITLDVPSRGFVALVGHTGSGKSTLASLLMGYYPVTHGEIRLDGRPLASLSHTVLRKGVAMVQQDPVVLADTFYANVTLGRDYSQEQVWDVLEKVQLAELARGFSDGINTKLGEQGNNLSVGQKQLLALARVLIETPQILILDEATASIDSGTEQAIQQALAAVRDHTTLVVIAHRLSTIVDADTILVLHRGQAVERGTHRELLEAKGRYWQMYQLQLAGEELAASVRDEESLSA
- the glnK gene encoding P-II family nitrogen regulator, with product MKLVTVVIKPFKLEDVREALSSMGIQGLTVTEVKGFGRQKGHAELYRGAEYSVNFLPKVKIDVAIADDQLDEVIDVISKAAYTGKIGDGKIFVAELQRVIRIRTGESDEAAL
- the amtB gene encoding ammonium transporter AmtB — its product is MKIATLKTGLGSLALLPGLALAATPAVVDKADNAFMMISTALVLFMSIPGIALFYGGLIRGKNVLSMLTQVAVTFALVCVLWVVYGYSLAFGTGNAFFGNFDWVMLKNIELTALMGSFYQYIHVAFQGSFACITVGLIVGALAERIRFSAVLIFVVVWMTLSYVPIAHMVWGGGLLATHGALDFAGGTVVHINAAVAGLVGAYLIGKRVGFGKEAFKPHNLPMVFTGTAILYFGWFGFNAGSASAANEIAALAFVNTVVATAGAILSWVFGEWAVRGKPSLLGACSGAIAGLVGITPACGYVGVGGALLVGLVSGLAGLWGVTALKRVLRVDDPCDVFGVHGVCGIVGCIMTGIFAAKSLGGVGYAEGVTMVHQVLVQLESIAITVVWSAVVAFIGYKLADMTVGLRVPEEQEREGLDVNSHGENAYNA
- the tesB gene encoding acyl-CoA thioesterase II, whose product is MSQALNNLLTLLNLEKIEEGLFRGQSEDLGLRQVFGGQVVGQALYAAKETVPADRLVHSFHSYFLRPGDSAKPIVYDVEVLRDGNSFSARRVAAIQSGKPIFYMTASFQAPEPGYEHQKVMPPAPSPDSLKSETDIARALAHLLPPQVKEKFLCDKPLEIRPVEFHNPMKGHTAEPKRQVWIRANGTVPEDFRVHQYLLGYASDFNFLPVALQPHGVGFLEKGMQVATIDHSMWFHRPFNMNEWLLYSVESTSASSARGFVRGEFYTQDGVLVASTVQEGVMRNRG